The Terriglobales bacterium genome has a window encoding:
- a CDS encoding periplasmic heavy metal sensor, whose amino-acid sequence MQIKFAWFWLLVIPNLMLAQVSVTTGGPIGGAVGGVAVSGGPMGGGNVMFYKGELGNWWKNSEIVSKLHLTDNQIKQLEDSFYQHRLKLIDYGAETQKQDLKLEQLMHADYPDEKQVTAQVDQLLAARGKLEREFTLMTLDFRKVLSLEQWKQLQAIHTRTQQMFIRRVGPPGSMTAPFPPGVPPPPPSLDLDGPEPPPR is encoded by the coding sequence ATGCAAATCAAATTCGCTTGGTTTTGGCTGCTTGTTATTCCTAATCTAATGCTCGCCCAAGTCTCGGTCACCACTGGCGGCCCAATCGGCGGAGCCGTCGGCGGTGTGGCAGTTTCCGGCGGCCCGATGGGCGGCGGCAACGTCATGTTTTACAAGGGAGAGCTCGGCAACTGGTGGAAAAACTCCGAAATCGTGAGCAAGCTGCATCTGACTGACAATCAGATCAAGCAACTCGAAGACAGTTTCTACCAGCATCGCCTTAAGCTGATCGACTATGGCGCCGAAACTCAAAAACAGGATTTGAAGCTGGAGCAGTTGATGCATGCAGATTATCCCGACGAGAAACAGGTGACCGCGCAGGTCGACCAGCTGCTCGCCGCGCGAGGCAAACTGGAGCGCGAGTTCACGCTTATGACTCTCGACTTCCGCAAGGTCCTCAGCCTGGAGCAGTGGAAGCAGTTACAAGCCATCCACACCCGAACCCAACAAATGTTTATTAGAAGGGTTGGGCCACCAGGCTCGATGACAGCACCGTTCCCACCCGGTGTTCCGCCTCCACCACCATCCCTGGACCTGGATGGCCCCGAACCACCCCCCAGGTAA